The following proteins come from a genomic window of Pyxidicoccus sp. MSG2:
- a CDS encoding linear amide C-N hydrolase: MCTHLMISVPSNPGQSSPDAPRMFVSGRALEMPGVIEQSVYVMPSKQSWPLTPATPGSAAQGWTTLNWTNPYGFVGIAPSGSSWDSQPTFNDGINSAGLSVGALWLAPGTQYGAIAAGKTTNQVSFLDFPAWILGNFASVNDFLSAFQEIIVVGPLPGAQDYVPLHYIVTDNTGQSAVIEFIGGAPQIYKCTNGVMTNWPTYDWQLTNVQNYYNLTLVGTSTSTTGAGNPVGGGLVGLPGDSLSASRFVKATILSQGISQLPADGTGWLPAPGIFQTTPPTKTPPGFAGPEQTAVTVALQLTQICMGTPYGMLLETVKNSPSTTGTPATTPPSYTTTYGDYTMWTSVRDHTNLKYYFMSAFSGVLTMIDLNSLNFATTPAYPKAASIAIMPKGGVPWNVDATKMLTPATA, encoded by the coding sequence ATGTGCACGCATCTGATGATCAGCGTCCCCTCCAATCCCGGCCAGAGCTCTCCAGACGCGCCGCGGATGTTCGTGAGCGGGAGAGCGCTGGAGATGCCGGGAGTGATTGAGCAGAGCGTCTACGTCATGCCGAGCAAGCAGTCCTGGCCGCTGACACCGGCCACTCCCGGCTCGGCAGCCCAGGGGTGGACGACGCTCAATTGGACGAATCCTTATGGTTTCGTGGGGATCGCCCCCTCCGGGAGCAGTTGGGACTCTCAGCCGACCTTCAACGACGGCATCAACAGCGCTGGGCTGTCCGTCGGAGCGCTGTGGCTCGCCCCCGGTACCCAGTATGGCGCCATTGCGGCTGGGAAGACGACCAATCAGGTGTCGTTCCTGGATTTTCCCGCGTGGATTCTCGGCAACTTCGCGTCGGTCAATGACTTCCTGTCAGCCTTTCAGGAGATCATCGTCGTCGGGCCTCTGCCGGGAGCGCAGGACTATGTCCCGCTGCACTACATCGTGACGGACAACACCGGTCAGAGCGCCGTCATCGAGTTCATCGGGGGCGCGCCCCAAATCTACAAGTGTACCAACGGCGTCATGACCAACTGGCCGACCTACGACTGGCAGCTGACGAACGTCCAGAACTACTACAATCTGACGCTCGTCGGCACTTCCACCTCCACCACGGGTGCTGGCAATCCCGTCGGAGGCGGTCTGGTCGGACTGCCCGGAGACTCGCTGTCCGCCTCGCGATTCGTCAAAGCAACCATCCTCTCGCAGGGCATCAGCCAGCTCCCGGCGGACGGTACGGGCTGGCTGCCGGCGCCAGGCATCTTCCAGACGACGCCGCCGACGAAGACCCCGCCCGGCTTCGCCGGTCCAGAGCAGACCGCGGTCACGGTCGCGCTGCAGCTCACGCAGATCTGCATGGGGACGCCGTACGGGATGCTGCTGGAGACGGTGAAGAACTCGCCGTCCACGACGGGCACCCCCGCCACCACGCCGCCCTCGTACACGACCACGTACGGCGACTACACGATGTGGACGAGCGTACGCGACCACACCAATCTCAAGTACTATTTCATGTCTGCGTTCAGCGGGGTTCTCACGATGATCGATCTGAACTCGCTGAACTTCGCCACCACGCCGGCGTACCCGAAAGCCGCGAGCATCGCGATCATGCCCAAGGGAGGCGTGCCGTGGAATGTGGATGCGACGAAGATGCTCACGCCCGCAACCGCGTGA
- a CDS encoding trypsin-like serine peptidase, translating into MPPLLASKQYPYTVVGVLEIFYEEGGALRKWVGSGYLLKTAMYPHRRDIVLTAAHNLVFLRKQDLREVHFTLYGDRDVYSVALRKNGTLRYAIPRGYDERPHSPAFDFAVMILQEGAGGSNAPLALSTVGDTLRVAATIAGGLSARVGEGNRKVYCSTVTAEKQTTTPLYYPVDATAPGMSGGPVLVQEGSAWTSIGVVTGTGDVDDAPRGIAAPIFDETRRIIDTLIQTSLAG; encoded by the coding sequence ATGCCGCCCCTTCTCGCTTCCAAGCAGTACCCATACACCGTCGTTGGCGTGCTGGAGATCTTCTACGAGGAGGGTGGAGCGCTGAGGAAGTGGGTCGGTAGCGGGTACCTCTTGAAGACGGCCATGTACCCGCACCGCAGGGACATCGTCTTGACCGCCGCTCACAACCTCGTCTTCCTGCGGAAGCAGGACCTGCGGGAGGTGCACTTCACCCTCTACGGAGACCGCGACGTCTACTCCGTCGCGTTGCGCAAGAATGGCACCCTCCGGTACGCGATTCCCCGGGGCTATGATGAGCGTCCGCACAGCCCGGCGTTCGACTTCGCGGTGATGATCCTCCAGGAAGGTGCGGGAGGTTCGAATGCCCCGCTTGCGCTGTCCACCGTCGGGGACACGCTCCGGGTGGCCGCGACCATCGCCGGAGGCCTGAGCGCCAGGGTAGGGGAGGGCAATCGCAAGGTGTACTGCAGCACCGTGACGGCCGAGAAACAGACGACCACGCCCCTGTACTACCCGGTGGACGCGACCGCACCCGGGATGAGCGGCGGTCCCGTGCTCGTTCAGGAGGGCTCCGCGTGGACTTCCATTGGCGTCGTCACCGGGACGGGGGACGTGGACGACGCCCCTCGGGGAATCGCCGCACCGATCTTCGATGAAACGAGAAGGATCATCGACACGCTGATCCAGACCTCCCTCGCCGGGTGA
- a CDS encoding N-acetylmuramoyl-L-alanine amidase, protein MKKRPGIVVLAAALALTQACGMDEQPPQQASAVPQVQREAPGTEDAAREDETFDALFKEAGAEFDVPPALLKSIAFVQTRYQMVEGTEEFAGRPAVFGMMALTRAQLEEGAKLAGVTAEQARTEARSHVRAAAALLSRHAKALKVERTQAAKWAPAVAEVSGIQDEAGRRSFVQNEVFRVARLGLGTLSKEWAASGQGLAEGELGQQAQALAGPDYAPAVWRPSPNYNARPMGVKMVIIHTCESSYSGCWSWLTNPSSQVSAHYVVREDGGEISQLVRDGSRGWHIGATYQCSNNSGAECGLNGRSANDFTIGIEHGGYASTVNWPVGQIDASARLLCDITRDHGIPRDSYHVVGHGKLQPYDRTDPGANWPWRDYLARANSHCGTGCVLMGDIKAKYNAVNGPVLLGACQVGELATPDGVGRFNHFERGSIYWTPALGAHVVLGAIRGKWEQLSWERGVLGYPITDELTTPDGRGRYNHFERGSIYWTAELGAWELHGDIRAKWEQLGWERSVLGYPKTGELVTPDGVGRYNHFENGSIYWTQATGAHEVRGLIHAKWVELGWEKSYLGYPVTDEQAAPDGVGRFSHFQKGSIYFTPATGAHAVVGDINALWVALSREAGLLGYPLTDETKTPDGVGRFNHFQNGSIYWTPTTGAHEVHGPIRAKWESMGWETGALGYPVRDEYAVTGGRESEFQRGFLTLTTATNTVTVRMK, encoded by the coding sequence ATGAAGAAGAGGCCAGGAATTGTCGTGCTCGCCGCCGCGCTGGCGCTGACGCAGGCGTGTGGCATGGACGAGCAGCCGCCGCAGCAGGCGTCCGCGGTCCCCCAGGTGCAGAGGGAAGCGCCAGGGACGGAGGACGCAGCCCGCGAGGATGAGACCTTCGATGCGCTCTTCAAGGAGGCCGGCGCGGAGTTCGATGTGCCGCCCGCGCTCCTCAAGTCCATTGCCTTCGTGCAGACGCGCTACCAGATGGTGGAGGGCACCGAGGAGTTCGCGGGCCGCCCGGCCGTCTTCGGAATGATGGCGCTCACGAGAGCGCAGCTCGAGGAGGGCGCGAAGCTGGCCGGTGTCACGGCGGAGCAGGCGAGGACCGAAGCGCGCTCCCACGTCCGCGCGGCGGCGGCGCTGCTGTCACGTCACGCGAAGGCGCTGAAGGTGGAGCGGACTCAGGCTGCGAAGTGGGCACCGGCGGTGGCCGAGGTGTCCGGCATCCAGGACGAGGCGGGCCGTCGCAGCTTCGTCCAGAACGAGGTCTTCCGGGTGGCCCGCCTGGGACTCGGGACGCTCTCGAAGGAGTGGGCCGCGAGTGGACAGGGCCTGGCCGAAGGGGAGCTGGGGCAGCAGGCCCAGGCGCTCGCCGGTCCGGACTACGCCCCGGCCGTGTGGCGGCCCTCGCCCAACTACAACGCCCGGCCCATGGGGGTGAAGATGGTCATCATCCACACCTGTGAGAGCAGCTACTCGGGGTGCTGGAGCTGGCTGACCAACCCCAGCTCGCAGGTGAGCGCGCACTACGTGGTGCGCGAGGACGGAGGGGAGATCAGCCAGCTCGTGCGCGACGGGAGCCGGGGCTGGCACATCGGCGCCACCTACCAGTGCAGCAACAACAGCGGGGCGGAGTGCGGGCTGAACGGGAGAAGCGCCAACGACTTCACCATCGGCATCGAGCACGGCGGTTATGCGTCGACGGTGAACTGGCCGGTGGGGCAGATCGACGCCTCGGCCCGGCTGCTCTGCGACATCACTCGTGACCACGGGATTCCTCGCGACAGCTACCACGTGGTGGGCCACGGCAAGCTCCAGCCGTATGACCGCACGGACCCCGGTGCCAACTGGCCCTGGCGGGATTACCTCGCCCGGGCCAATTCACACTGCGGCACGGGCTGCGTGCTGATGGGGGACATCAAGGCGAAGTACAACGCGGTGAACGGCCCCGTGCTGCTGGGGGCGTGCCAGGTCGGTGAGCTGGCCACGCCGGACGGCGTGGGCCGTTTCAATCACTTCGAGCGCGGCAGCATCTACTGGACGCCGGCGCTGGGTGCGCACGTGGTGCTGGGCGCCATCCGTGGCAAGTGGGAGCAGCTGAGCTGGGAGCGGGGCGTGCTGGGCTACCCGATTACGGACGAGCTGACGACGCCAGACGGCCGAGGCCGCTACAACCACTTCGAGCGCGGCAGCATCTACTGGACGGCGGAGCTGGGGGCGTGGGAGCTGCACGGGGACATCCGCGCGAAGTGGGAGCAGCTGGGCTGGGAGCGCAGCGTGCTGGGCTACCCGAAGACGGGGGAGCTGGTCACGCCGGACGGGGTGGGCCGCTACAACCACTTCGAGAATGGAAGCATCTACTGGACGCAGGCGACGGGGGCGCACGAGGTGCGCGGACTCATCCATGCGAAGTGGGTGGAGCTGGGGTGGGAGAAGAGCTACCTGGGCTACCCGGTGACGGACGAGCAGGCGGCGCCAGACGGAGTGGGCCGCTTCAGCCACTTCCAGAAGGGAAGCATCTACTTCACGCCGGCGACGGGAGCACATGCGGTGGTTGGCGACATCAACGCCCTGTGGGTGGCACTGAGTCGTGAGGCGGGGTTGCTGGGCTACCCGCTGACGGACGAGACGAAGACGCCGGACGGGGTGGGGCGCTTCAATCACTTCCAGAATGGAAGCATCTACTGGACGCCGACGACGGGAGCGCACGAGGTGCATGGCCCGATTCGCGCGAAGTGGGAGTCGATGGGCTGGGAGACGGGGGCGCTGGGCTACCCGGTGCGTGACGAGTACGCCGTCACCGGCGGGCGCGAGAGCGAGTTCCAGAGGGGCTTCCTCACGCTCACCACCGCCACCAACACCGTCACGGTGCGCATGAAGTAG
- a CDS encoding discoidin domain-containing protein has protein sequence MRHTGRALVLGSALFSLFALGCGSTLSPGEELEGASSEFVPELATSEAALSCSTTTSLVPAMTSATAPSGSVTRSGAYDSTYEAWKAFDSSNTSMWISTVYQTPAWIAYEWTDFTPRLVTSYAITFANGSLTSRAPSAWTLEGWNGSGWVVVDTRSGETGWAGLQTRTYTVGSPGSFLKYRLNITDDNDPSAGIVVVSMGRLELFGCGQTHCGYNGETCCPGQVCSGVLTCSGGTCQLFCGHIGESCCSGAYCVQGGCGTSGRCETCGYRNGPCCGNSCGFPLTCRFGFCQ, from the coding sequence ATGCGACATACCGGCCGTGCCCTTGTCCTGGGAAGTGCGCTGTTCTCGCTGTTCGCCCTCGGGTGTGGAAGCACCCTCTCCCCTGGAGAGGAGTTGGAAGGAGCTTCGTCGGAGTTCGTGCCCGAGCTGGCCACGAGCGAGGCCGCGCTGAGCTGTTCGACGACCACCAGCCTGGTGCCGGCGATGACCAGCGCGACGGCCCCGAGCGGAAGTGTCACCCGGTCGGGCGCCTATGACTCCACGTATGAAGCGTGGAAGGCCTTCGACAGCTCCAACACGAGCATGTGGATCTCGACCGTCTACCAGACGCCCGCGTGGATCGCGTACGAGTGGACGGACTTCACGCCCCGGCTCGTCACCAGCTACGCCATCACGTTCGCCAATGGTTCGTTGACGAGCCGCGCGCCCAGCGCCTGGACGCTGGAGGGATGGAATGGCAGCGGTTGGGTCGTGGTGGACACGCGCTCCGGCGAGACCGGCTGGGCCGGGCTGCAGACGCGCACGTACACGGTGGGGTCTCCGGGAAGCTTCCTGAAGTACCGGCTGAACATCACGGATGACAATGACCCTTCGGCGGGCATCGTCGTCGTGTCCATGGGCCGGCTGGAGCTCTTCGGCTGCGGCCAGACCCACTGCGGTTACAACGGCGAGACGTGCTGCCCGGGGCAGGTCTGCTCCGGCGTGCTCACGTGCAGCGGCGGAACCTGCCAGCTGTTCTGCGGGCACATCGGTGAGAGCTGCTGCTCGGGCGCCTATTGCGTGCAGGGCGGGTGTGGCACGTCGGGCCGCTGCGAGACCTGCGGTTACCGCAACGGGCCGTGCTGCGGCAATTCTTGTGGCTTCCCGCTCACCTGCAGATTCGGCTTCTGCCAGTGA
- a CDS encoding TetR/AcrR family transcriptional regulator, with translation MPRSPTPTRRKQPRQSRAQATCDAILTATARILIRDGYEATNTNRIAQEAGVSIGSLYQYYPNKEALVMAVLEQHGARWLAEFEAGLNESASAPLTVAVRAIIQQILTLKRLHPQLDPLRYGLLPHLRPLGYVDTFEQQLFRLVRAFLAPRLEDIRPRELDMAVFIVVHTLEALCHAAGVDRPDYLTNHAFPEELCALVLGYLRPEPPLLRHPPPPRLQAWKEI, from the coding sequence ATGCCCCGCAGCCCCACACCGACCCGCCGGAAACAACCTCGTCAGTCCCGGGCGCAGGCCACCTGCGACGCCATCCTCACGGCCACCGCCCGCATCCTCATCCGGGACGGGTACGAGGCCACGAACACCAACCGCATCGCCCAGGAGGCGGGCGTCAGCATCGGCTCGCTCTACCAGTACTACCCGAACAAGGAGGCGCTGGTGATGGCCGTGCTGGAGCAGCATGGCGCCCGGTGGCTGGCGGAGTTCGAGGCCGGGCTGAATGAATCCGCGTCGGCCCCATTGACGGTGGCGGTGCGAGCCATCATCCAGCAGATCCTCACCCTCAAGCGGCTCCACCCCCAGCTCGACCCGCTCCGGTATGGCCTGCTGCCGCACCTGCGCCCGCTGGGCTACGTGGACACCTTCGAGCAGCAGCTCTTCCGCCTGGTGCGCGCCTTCCTCGCCCCACGGCTGGAGGACATCCGCCCGCGAGAGCTCGACATGGCCGTCTTCATCGTCGTCCACACGCTGGAGGCGCTGTGCCATGCCGCGGGCGTGGACCGGCCCGACTACCTCACCAACCACGCGTTCCCGGAGGAGCTGTGCGCGCTCGTGCTCGGCTACCTCCGCCCGGAGCCTCCTCTCCTCCGCCATCCCCCGCCACCGCGCCTCCAGGCCTGGAAGGAAATATGA
- a CDS encoding fatty acid desaturase gives MNQHPEDQQRAVAFQRRELEAFPSLTKAQLDDLRHKSHALQQEFRAHPVLHDTLNVLLLLGLFAADLLSLTVLPFLSPWPLSTPGGAALAGVVSGAVHSFLVCGIVTFSVHEGAAHNLIILGRGPVARALRLLANNACRLFLADPVHYAEAHGTHHRSLGTPEDGSFTHFVRFRRLLGALLPLAPMLSHSDYFPWRPREHTRSRRLSVALTNSYLLFCAVLATWLHGPVFMLVALLVVGSWLSFVLDRLRESTEHLFMPLDRANGTRELGLGFWGLLLGGGPWGQPCHLTHHLEPALPWYQQLRLHFFLRRVLTAEQRRHFFPRPVIGVPHLLWRLATASQPTAARD, from the coding sequence ATGAATCAACATCCCGAAGACCAGCAGCGGGCCGTCGCCTTTCAACGGCGCGAGCTCGAGGCCTTTCCTTCCCTGACGAAGGCGCAGCTCGACGACCTCCGGCACAAGTCCCACGCGCTCCAGCAGGAGTTCCGGGCCCACCCCGTCCTCCACGACACGCTCAATGTCTTGCTGCTGCTGGGGCTCTTCGCCGCGGACCTGCTGAGCCTGACGGTGTTGCCCTTCCTGTCGCCGTGGCCCCTGTCGACGCCGGGCGGCGCCGCGCTGGCGGGCGTCGTGTCCGGCGCGGTGCATAGCTTCCTCGTGTGCGGCATCGTCACGTTCAGCGTCCACGAGGGCGCCGCGCACAACCTCATCATCCTGGGCAGGGGGCCGGTGGCACGGGCGCTGCGGCTGCTGGCGAACAACGCCTGCCGCCTCTTCCTGGCGGACCCCGTCCACTACGCGGAAGCCCACGGGACCCATCACCGGAGCCTGGGCACCCCCGAGGACGGCTCCTTCACCCACTTCGTCCGCTTCCGGCGCCTGCTGGGCGCCCTGCTTCCCCTGGCGCCCATGCTCAGCCACTCGGACTACTTCCCGTGGCGGCCACGGGAGCACACGCGCAGCCGTCGACTCTCCGTCGCGCTCACCAATTCCTATCTCCTGTTCTGCGCGGTGCTGGCGACCTGGCTGCACGGTCCTGTCTTCATGCTCGTGGCGCTGCTGGTCGTCGGAAGCTGGCTCAGCTTCGTCCTGGACCGCCTCCGCGAAAGCACCGAGCACCTGTTCATGCCCCTGGACCGGGCGAATGGCACACGCGAGCTGGGGCTGGGGTTCTGGGGGCTGCTGCTGGGCGGAGGGCCGTGGGGCCAGCCCTGTCACCTGACACACCACCTGGAGCCCGCCCTGCCCTGGTACCAGCAGCTCCGCCTGCACTTCTTCCTGCGCCGGGTGCTGACGGCGGAGCAGCGGCGCCACTTCTTCCCCAGGCCCGTCATCGGCGTGCCCCACCTGCTCTGGCGACTGGCCACCGCGAGCCAGCCCACCGCGGCTCGCGACTGA
- a CDS encoding phytoene desaturase family protein yields MTPSTSRSDETARGGSFDAICIGSGISSLGTAALLARHGRKVLVLERHSIAGGMTHTFHRKGYEWDVGLHYLGKLHDPAAPLRRVFDYVTDGALAWARMDRVHDRLVFDDRSYDCVAGAEAFQEELVRAFPAERKAIATYVSLLRDVERASQRYFLQHVLPTWLTPLTQPLLGGPFRRHANRSTRDVLRSLTSDARLLGVLTGQWGNYALPPADSSFAMHALMAEYYLEGGCYPVGGPGAILRSIAPVITRAGGAIRTRAEVREILVRDGRALGVRLSNGEELLARHVISGAGAALTLGSLLPEPWRPAEALEALRRLPPSTGHLGLYLGIRGAPDEVRLPATNVWVHAGYDHDANVRASRGGPSAPFPFTFLGSSSARDPTWAQRHPGRSTLTALCSAPYDWFARWEDTLWRRRGAGYDAFKAQLTERLLAVVLQQFPQLRGRVEYQELSTPLSTVHFANRPHGAAYGLEHSPERFRQRWLRPRLPVRNLLLVGQDTVSVGVGASLMSGVLAATILLKRNVLGDILR; encoded by the coding sequence ATGACTCCGTCCACTTCACGCTCGGACGAGACCGCCCGGGGTGGGTCGTTCGACGCCATCTGCATCGGCTCGGGCATCAGCTCCCTCGGCACCGCGGCGCTGCTGGCGCGGCACGGCAGGAAGGTGCTCGTGCTGGAGCGTCACTCCATCGCTGGAGGGATGACCCATACCTTCCACCGCAAGGGCTACGAGTGGGATGTCGGGCTGCACTACCTGGGCAAGCTGCACGACCCGGCCGCGCCGCTGCGCCGCGTCTTCGACTACGTCACCGACGGCGCGCTCGCCTGGGCGCGCATGGACCGCGTGCATGACCGGCTCGTCTTCGACGACCGGAGCTACGACTGCGTCGCGGGAGCGGAAGCCTTCCAGGAGGAGCTGGTCCGCGCCTTCCCGGCGGAGCGCAAGGCCATCGCGACGTACGTCTCGCTGCTGCGGGACGTGGAGCGCGCGTCGCAGCGATACTTCCTCCAGCACGTGCTGCCCACGTGGCTGACACCGCTCACCCAGCCCCTGCTCGGCGGGCCCTTTCGCCGCCACGCGAACCGCTCGACGCGGGACGTGCTGCGCTCGCTCACGTCGGACGCGCGGCTGCTGGGCGTGCTCACGGGACAGTGGGGCAACTACGCCCTTCCCCCCGCGGACAGCAGCTTCGCCATGCACGCGCTCATGGCCGAGTACTACCTGGAAGGCGGCTGCTACCCGGTGGGCGGTCCCGGCGCCATCCTGAGAAGCATCGCTCCGGTCATCACCCGCGCGGGTGGCGCGATTCGCACCCGGGCGGAGGTGCGGGAGATTCTCGTGCGGGATGGCCGGGCCCTGGGCGTGCGGCTGAGCAACGGCGAGGAGCTGCTGGCCCGACACGTCATCAGCGGCGCGGGTGCGGCCCTGACGCTGGGCTCGCTGCTGCCGGAGCCCTGGCGCCCCGCCGAGGCCCTCGAGGCGCTGCGCCGGCTTCCCCCGTCGACAGGACACCTCGGACTCTACCTGGGCATCCGCGGCGCACCGGACGAAGTGCGCCTTCCCGCGACCAATGTGTGGGTCCACGCAGGCTATGACCATGACGCGAACGTGCGCGCGTCTCGCGGCGGCCCCTCGGCCCCCTTCCCGTTCACCTTCCTGGGGTCCAGCTCCGCGAGAGACCCCACCTGGGCGCAGCGGCACCCGGGCCGCTCCACCCTCACCGCCTTGTGTTCCGCCCCCTATGACTGGTTCGCCCGCTGGGAGGACACCCTGTGGCGTCGACGAGGGGCCGGGTATGACGCCTTCAAGGCGCAGCTCACGGAGCGACTGCTCGCCGTCGTCCTCCAACAGTTCCCCCAGCTCCGAGGGCGCGTGGAGTACCAGGAGCTGTCCACGCCGCTCAGCACGGTCCACTTCGCCAACCGCCCCCACGGCGCCGCGTATGGCCTGGAGCACAGCCCGGAGCGCTTCCGCCAACGCTGGCTTCGCCCCAGGCTCCCCGTTCGCAACCTGCTCCTCGTGGGACAGGACACCGTCTCCGTGGGCGTCGGCGCGTCCCTCATGTCCGGCGTGCTCGCCGCGACCATCCTCCTGAAGCGAAACGTCCTCGGCGACATCCTCCGCTAG